In a single window of the Thiohalophilus sp. genome:
- the rplU gene encoding 50S ribosomal protein L21, whose translation MYAVIETGGKQYRVEQGQKIKVEKLDAETGASVDIDKVLMIADGEDFKVGKPYVEGGKVTATVASQGRGKKVMIIKFRRRKHSRKTQGHRQDYTELEITGISG comes from the coding sequence ATGTACGCGGTTATCGAAACCGGTGGCAAGCAGTACCGGGTAGAACAGGGCCAGAAAATCAAGGTCGAGAAACTCGACGCCGAGACCGGCGCCAGTGTGGATATCGACAAGGTCCTGATGATCGCCGATGGCGAGGACTTCAAGGTCGGCAAGCCCTACGTGGAAGGCGGCAAGGTTACTGCCACCGTGGCCAGCCAGGGCCGCGGCAAGAAGGTGATGATTATCAAATTCCGTCGCCGCAAACACAGCCGCAAGACCCAGGGTCACCGTCAGGACTACACGGAACTGGAAATCACCGGTATCAGCGGTTAA
- the cgtA gene encoding Obg family GTPase CgtA, giving the protein MKFVDEAAIRVEAGKGGNGCVSFRREKFIEFGGPDGGDGGDGGDVFLIGERNLNTLADFRYTRQFRAEHGQQGKGRNMTGKGGQDLVIPVPLGTQVFDEETRELLGDVLEHGQTLLVAKGGYHGIGNTRFKSSTNRAPRQSTPGTPGEARQLRLEMKVLADVGLLGLPNAGKSTFIRAVSAARPKVADYPFTTIYPNLGVVSVEAHRSFVVADIPGIIEGAAEGAGLGIQFLKHVSRTRLLLHLVDVAPLDTAGDPATDVRTIEQEMQRFDPELAEYARWLVLNKIDLLPEDEREARCQAIIDELGWQGPVYTISAIGQIGTRQLCYDIMTYIERQREQARPVATEEE; this is encoded by the coding sequence ATGAAGTTTGTCGACGAAGCAGCGATCCGGGTCGAGGCCGGCAAGGGCGGCAACGGCTGTGTCAGCTTTCGCCGGGAAAAATTCATCGAATTCGGCGGCCCCGACGGCGGTGATGGCGGTGACGGGGGCGATGTCTTTCTGATCGGCGAGCGCAATCTCAACACCCTGGCCGATTTTCGCTATACCCGCCAGTTTCGGGCCGAACATGGCCAGCAGGGCAAGGGCCGCAACATGACCGGCAAGGGCGGCCAGGACCTGGTTATTCCCGTGCCGCTGGGCACCCAGGTGTTCGACGAAGAGACCCGGGAGCTGCTCGGCGACGTGCTGGAACACGGCCAGACGCTGCTGGTGGCCAAAGGTGGCTATCACGGTATTGGCAATACCCGTTTTAAAAGCAGCACCAACCGGGCACCGCGCCAGTCCACCCCCGGCACCCCCGGCGAAGCCCGTCAGCTGCGCCTGGAGATGAAGGTGCTGGCCGACGTGGGGCTGCTGGGGTTGCCCAACGCCGGCAAATCGACCTTTATCCGCGCGGTCTCCGCCGCCCGCCCCAAGGTGGCCGATTACCCGTTTACCACCATTTATCCCAATCTGGGCGTGGTCAGCGTCGAGGCGCACCGCAGCTTTGTGGTGGCCGATATTCCGGGCATTATCGAGGGGGCGGCCGAGGGCGCCGGGCTGGGCATCCAGTTTCTCAAGCATGTCTCGCGCACCCGCCTGCTGCTGCATCTGGTGGATGTGGCCCCGCTGGACACAGCCGGTGATCCGGCCACGGATGTGCGCACCATCGAGCAGGAGATGCAACGCTTCGATCCGGAACTGGCCGAGTATGCGCGCTGGCTGGTATTGAATAAAATCGACCTGCTGCCCGAGGACGAGCGCGAAGCCCGCTGCCAGGCGATTATCGATGAGCTGGGCTGGCAGGGGCCGGTTTACACGATTTCGGCCATCGGCCAGATCGGCACCCGGCAGCTCTGTTATGACATCATGACCTACATCGAGCGCCAGCGTGAACAGGCCCGCCCGGTGGCGACAGAAGAAGAGTAA
- a CDS encoding response regulator, with protein sequence MSGTMNGMDFVVQLGQKQPDIPCIFVTAAVDEMARAAMAVAREAGVNMLGTLRKPFDPEQLEAMFKQAQVA encoded by the coding sequence GTGTCAGGAACCATGAACGGCATGGACTTCGTGGTGCAACTGGGGCAAAAACAGCCTGATATACCGTGTATTTTTGTCACCGCGGCAGTGGATGAAATGGCCCGGGCCGCCATGGCCGTGGCCCGCGAGGCGGGCGTCAATATGCTCGGCACGCTGCGTAAACCCTTCGATCCCGAGCAACTCGAGGCAATGTTCAAACAGGCCCAGGTCGCCTGA
- the proB gene encoding glutamate 5-kinase, which produces MSRRQQLTTSRRWVIKIGSALLTGDGTGLNQPGLDAWVAQMTALMAQGVEVVLVSSGAVAEGMCRLGWSRRPSELHHLQAAAAVGQMGLIQAYESRFARSNLHTAQILLTHDDLTSRKRYLNARSAVRSLLQLGVIPVINENDTVVTDEIRFGDNDTLAALVANLVEADTLIILTDQQGLYDCDPRHHPDATLIDEVLVHEASLDAMATDSAGALGRGGMKTKLRAARLAARSGTSTVIASGREDQILTRLRGGEALGSLLYAEQAPLAARKQWLAGHLQMRGRLELDEGAVKVLCHSGRSLLAVGVRGVSGDFARGEMVACVDAEGREIARGLVNYNADEVRRIMGQPSEAIESTLGYIDEPELIHRDNMVLV; this is translated from the coding sequence ATGTCCAGACGACAACAACTGACAACTTCCCGGCGCTGGGTGATCAAGATCGGCAGCGCGCTGCTGACCGGGGACGGCACCGGCCTGAATCAGCCGGGGCTGGATGCGTGGGTGGCGCAGATGACCGCGCTGATGGCGCAGGGCGTGGAGGTGGTGCTGGTCTCCTCCGGCGCGGTGGCCGAGGGGATGTGTCGTCTTGGCTGGAGCCGGCGACCCAGCGAACTGCACCATCTGCAGGCCGCCGCCGCCGTGGGCCAGATGGGACTGATCCAGGCCTATGAGTCGCGCTTTGCCCGCAGCAACCTGCATACCGCGCAGATCCTGCTTACCCACGACGATCTCACCAGCCGCAAACGCTACCTCAATGCCCGCAGCGCCGTGCGCAGTCTGCTGCAACTGGGGGTGATCCCGGTGATCAACGAAAACGACACCGTGGTCACTGACGAGATTCGCTTCGGTGATAACGACACCCTGGCCGCGCTGGTGGCCAATCTGGTCGAGGCCGACACCCTGATTATCCTCACCGATCAACAGGGGCTGTACGATTGCGATCCGCGCCACCACCCCGACGCGACGCTGATCGACGAGGTGCTGGTCCACGAGGCCTCGCTCGATGCCATGGCCACCGACAGCGCCGGGGCGCTGGGCCGGGGCGGCATGAAGACCAAGCTGCGGGCGGCGCGTCTGGCGGCCCGCTCCGGCACCTCCACGGTGATCGCTTCGGGCCGCGAGGATCAGATACTGACCCGCTTGCGGGGCGGTGAGGCGCTGGGCAGCCTGCTGTATGCCGAGCAGGCACCGCTGGCGGCACGCAAGCAGTGGCTGGCCGGCCATCTGCAGATGCGCGGCCGCCTGGAGCTGGACGAAGGGGCGGTCAAGGTGCTGTGTCACTCGGGTCGCAGCCTGCTGGCGGTCGGGGTGCGGGGGGTTTCGGGCGATTTTGCCCGCGGCGAGATGGTGGCCTGCGTGGATGCCGAAGGGCGGGAGATCGCCCGCGGCCTGGTCAACTACAACGCCGATGAGGTGCGCCGTATCATGGGCCAGCCCAGCGAGGCGATCGAGTCGACTCTGGGCTATATCGACGAGCCGGAGCTGATTCACCGCGACAACATGGTACTGGTATAA
- a CDS encoding polyprenyl synthetase family protein translates to MVEVDQCISGRLRSEVVLINQIGAYIIKSGGKRLRPIIHLLCARALGYQGRYHIDLAAIIEFIHTATLLHDDVVDGSELRRGQKTANNLWGNSASVLVGDFLYSRAFQMMVDIGQMDIMRILANCTNTIAEGEVQQLLNIHDADTTEARYMEVIHNKTAKLFESASELAAVITDQPAGLQQAMARYGMHLGSAFQLVDDVLDYRSDSEETGKNIGDDLAEGKPTLPLIYAIQQGSPEQAAVIREAIETGGLAQIDAVRAAIESTGAIDYTARCARAEADQAIEALSGIPTSEYKDALSFLAEFAVNRNY, encoded by the coding sequence ATGGTCGAGGTCGATCAGTGCATTAGCGGACGACTGCGCTCCGAGGTGGTGCTGATCAACCAGATCGGCGCCTACATAATAAAGAGTGGCGGCAAACGGCTGCGCCCGATTATCCATCTGCTGTGCGCCCGGGCGCTCGGTTATCAGGGCCGCTATCATATTGATCTGGCAGCCATTATCGAGTTCATCCACACCGCCACCCTGCTCCACGACGACGTGGTAGACGGCTCCGAACTGCGCCGCGGCCAGAAGACGGCCAACAATTTGTGGGGGAATTCAGCCAGCGTGCTGGTGGGCGATTTTCTCTATTCCCGGGCTTTTCAGATGATGGTCGACATCGGTCAGATGGATATCATGCGGATTCTGGCCAATTGCACCAATACCATTGCCGAGGGCGAAGTCCAGCAGCTGCTCAATATCCACGACGCCGATACCACCGAAGCCCGCTACATGGAAGTCATCCACAACAAGACCGCCAAACTGTTCGAATCGGCCAGCGAACTGGCCGCCGTCATCACCGACCAGCCCGCTGGCCTCCAGCAGGCGATGGCCCGCTACGGCATGCACCTGGGCAGCGCCTTCCAGCTGGTGGACGACGTGCTCGACTACCGGTCCGACAGCGAAGAGACCGGCAAGAACATCGGCGACGATCTGGCCGAGGGCAAACCCACCCTGCCGCTGATTTACGCCATCCAGCAGGGCAGCCCGGAGCAGGCCGCAGTTATCCGTGAAGCCATCGAAACCGGCGGGCTGGCGCAGATCGACGCCGTGCGCGCCGCGATTGAATCCACCGGCGCTATCGACTACACTGCGCGCTGCGCGCGAGCGGAGGCCGATCAGGCCATTGAGGCGCTGAGTGGAATCCCGACGTCCGAATACAAAGACGCGCTCAGCTTCCTCGCCGAATTCGCCGTCAACCGCAATTATTAA
- the rpmA gene encoding 50S ribosomal protein L27: protein MAHKKAGGSTRNGRDSQSKRLGVKRYGGQVVKAGNILVRQRGTKVHPGVNVGKGGDDTLFAKADGTVVFETKGPRQRKQVSIIPA, encoded by the coding sequence ATGGCTCATAAGAAAGCAGGCGGGAGTACCCGCAACGGTCGCGATTCCCAGTCGAAGCGTCTTGGCGTCAAGCGCTACGGCGGTCAGGTGGTCAAGGCCGGTAACATCCTGGTTCGCCAACGCGGCACCAAGGTTCACCCGGGCGTGAACGTCGGCAAGGGCGGTGACGATACCCTGTTTGCCAAGGCTGACGGCACCGTGGTATTCGAGACCAAGGGGCCCCGGCAGCGCAAGCAGGTCAGCATTATTCCGGCCTGA
- the rpsT gene encoding 30S ribosomal protein S20: MANTAQSRKRARQAEDNRQHNTAYRSKFRTFVKKVLGAVKAGDKAQAEQAYKQAIALIDKTANKGLIHKNKAARQKSRLNARIRTM, from the coding sequence TTGGCCAACACAGCACAATCCCGCAAGCGGGCGCGCCAGGCGGAAGATAACCGCCAGCATAATACCGCCTACCGTTCCAAGTTCCGCACCTTCGTCAAGAAAGTGCTGGGCGCAGTGAAGGCGGGTGACAAGGCCCAGGCCGAGCAGGCCTACAAACAGGCTATCGCGCTCATCGACAAGACCGCCAACAAGGGCCTGATTCACAAGAACAAGGCCGCCCGGCAGAAAAGCCGGCTGAACGCTCGCATCCGCACGATGTAA